Within the Pengzhenrongella sicca genome, the region GTCTCCCCGGTGCCGCTCGACGTGCACCTGATGATCGAGGACCCGGACCGTTGGGCACCCGGGTTCGCCGAGGCCGGCGCCGCCTCGGTGACCTTCCACGCCGAGGCTGCGCAGGCTCCGGTCCGGCTGGCGCGAGAGCTGCGGCGGCTCGGCGCCCGGGCCGGGCTCGCGCTGCGCCCGGCGACGCCGGTCGAGCCGTTCCTCGACCTGCTCGCGGAGGTCGACATGCTGCTCGTGATGACCGTCGAGCCCGGCTTCGGCGGCCAGTCGTTCATCGATGGCACCCTGCCGAAGATCCGCCGCGCGCGCGCCGCGATCGCCGACGCCGGCCTCGACGTCTGGGTCCAGGTCGACGGCGGGGTGTCTCGGCAGACGATCGAGCGCATCGCCGACGCCGGCGCGAACGTCTTCGTCGCGGGCTCGGCCGTGTACGGCGCGGACAGCCCTGCCGCCGAGATCGACGCCCTGCGCGCCCTGGCAACGTCCGCCCAGCACGTGCACTGAGCCCACCGGCGGGTGTCCCGCGGCTCCCAGCGGGTAAGCCGTGCACAGGCTCGAGCTTGCCGCGCGCCCGCTCGGGCCTGCCCCGCGGGGAGCACGGTCGGGCTGTGGCATGATCGCGGTAGAACACACACGTGCTCCGGGGTCGGTGAAAATCCGAGCCGGCGGTGACAGTCCGCGACCCGATCGAGACCCCTGCCCGGGGAATCGAGCGGTTGACCTGGTGAAACTCCGGGACCGACGGTGAAAGTCCGGATGGGAGGAGCAACGTGGCGGTGTGCGCGGCCTCGGCCGTCGCACCCGTGGTGACGCGCGCGCTCCCCGAGCGCTCGCGCCGCCCATCGTCCCCGGAGCCGCTCAGGCACGGGAGGCTGCATGGCGATCACCGGCACCGCACGACGCGACGACGCGCCGCGCGTCGGCACCGCGACCCGCTCCGACCCAGCGCAGCATTTCGCCCCCGCGCCCCACGCCGACCGTGAGCACGACGTGGAGCTCGCCGCCATGGACCTCGCCCTCGACCTCGCCCGCCGCGGCCCGGCCCACGGGCCGAACCCCCAGGTCGGCTGCGTGCTGCTCGCCGCGCCGTCGCTGACCGACCCGCCCGCCGCCGACCCGTCCGCCGCCGGCGACCTCGCCGGCCGGGTGCTCGCGCAGGGCTGGCACCGGGGCGCCGGCACGCCGCACGCCGAGGCGGCCGCGCTCGCCGCAGCGCGCGTGGCAGGCGTCGACGTGCGCGACGCGACGGCGGTCGTCACCCTCGAGCCGTGCAACCACACCGGCCGCACCGGTCCGTGCGCGAAGGCGCTGCTCGATGCGGGGATCGCACGCGTCGTGATCGCGGTGGCGGACCCGAACCGGGTCGCGGCGGGCGGCGCGGACGTCCTGCGCGCCGCGGGCGTCGACGTCGAGGTCGGGGTGCGCGAGGCCGCCGGCCGCGAACTGCTGCGCACCTGGCTCGCCGCCGTCGAGCGCGAGCGACCGTTCGTCACCCTCAAGCTCGCGACCAGCCTCGACGGCCGGATAGCCGCGCGCGACGGCTCGAGCCGGTGGATCACGTCCGACGTCGCCCGCCAGCACGCGCACGACCTGCGCGCCCAGGTCGACGCCATCGCCGTCGGCACCGGCACCGCCCTCACCGACGACCCGACGCTCACCGCGCGCAACGCCGCCGGCGAGCTCACGGGCCACCAGCCGCTGCGGGTCGTCGTCGGCGACCGCGAGCTCCCGGCGACGGCGCGCCTGCGCGGCCCCGGCGGCGAGCTCGTGCACCTGCGCACGCACGACGTCGGCAAGGTGCTCGCCGAGCTGCACCGCCGCGAGGTGCGCCACCTGCTCGTCGAGGGCGGGCCGACCCTGGCGGCCGCCTTCCTGCGCGCGGGCGTCGTCGACGAGATCCACGCCTACGTCGCGCCCGTGCTGCTCGGGGCCGGCGCCGCCGCCGTCGCCGACCTCGGCATCGACTCGATCGGCGGGGCGCTGCGCTTCGTCGCGCGCGACCCGGTCCCGCTCGGGCCGGACGTGCTCATCGTCGCGACCCCCACGCCCCGTACCCAGAAGGAGACCTGATGTTCACCGGAATCATCGAGGAGCTCGGCACGGTCGTCGCGCTCGAGCGCGCGAGCGGCCCGGCGGGCGGCCGGGACGCCGACGCCCGGATCACCGTCCGCGGCCCGCTGGTCACGTCCGACGCCGCGCTCGGCGACTCGATCTCCGTCGCCGGGGTGTGCCTGACGGTCGCGGCGCTGGGCGAGGGCACCTTCACGTCGGACGTCATGCCCGAGTCCCTGCGCCGCACCTCCCTCGGCGACCTCGAGCCCGGCGCAGCCGTCAACCTCGAGCGCGCGGTCCGCGCCGACGGCCGGCTCGGGGGGCACGTCGTGTCCGGGCACGTCGACGGCGTCGGCCGCATCCTGAGCCGCGCCCCCGGGCCGCGGTGGGACGACGTCGTCGTCGCGATGCCACCCGAGCTCGCCGGCTACGTCGCCGAGAAGGGCTCGATCACGATCAGCGGCGTCTCGCTCACCGTGACGACCGTCGGCCCGGACAGCTTCGGGGTGAGCCTGATCCCGACAACGCTCGCCGCGACGACCCTCGGGGCGCTGCGCGTCGGCGACCCCGTCAACCTGGAGGTAGATGTGATGGCGAAGTACGTCGAGCGACTGCTCACCACGGCCGGGGTGCTCCGATGAGCCGTCCCGCCGCGGCGGCGCTGCCGACGCCGCGCGACCCGGCCGCCGACGCCCCGCGCCCCGCGGGCGCCGACGGCGAGATCCGGCTCGGCACCATCGAGCAGGCGCTGGACGCGCTGCGCGAGGGCCGCCCGGTGCTGGTCGCCGACTCGCCGGACCGCGAGAACGAGGCCGACGTCGTGCTCGCGGCCGGCTCCGCGACGCCCGAGTGGATCGCCTGGACCATCCGGCACTCGTCGGGCTACCTGTGCGCGCCGATGACCTCCGAACGCGCGGACGCCCTGGAGCTGCCGCTGATGGTCCCGCACAGCCAGGACCCGCGCCGCACCGCGTACACCGTGACCGTCGACGCGGCGCGCGGCGTCACGACCGGCATCTCCGCGCACGACCGGGCGCGCACCCTCCGGGTCCTGGCCAACCCGGGCTCGGGCGCCGTCGACCTGATCCGGCCCGGGCATGTGCTGCCGCTGCGCGCCGTCCCGGGCGGGGTACTGCACCGCGCGGGTCACACCGAGGCGGCCGTCGACCTGTGCCGGCTCGCCGGTCTCGCGCCCGTCGGCGCGATCTCCGAGCTCGTCAACGACGACGGCACCATGATGCGGCTCGGCCAGGCCGCTCACCTGGCCGTCCGGGACGAGCTGGTGCTCATCACGATCGCCGACCTGATCGCGTGGCGCCGCGCGCACGGCGACGTCCCGGCGACGGCGGCGGCCGACGACGACGGCGCCCCGGCGATGCCGCGCGTGCACGCCGGCGCGATCGCTGCGCTGCCCACCCGGCACGGGACGTTCCGCGTGCACTCCTACCGGGACCTGCGCACCGGCGCCGACCACGTCGCGCTCGTGTCGGTCCAGCCGTGGGCGGGCACCCCGATCGTCCGGGTGCACTCCGAGTGCCTCACCGGCGACGCGTTCAGCTCGCTGCGTTGCGACTGCGGCCCGCAGCTCGACGCCTCGCTCGAGCGGGCGGCCGCCGAGGGCGGCATCGTCGTCTACGTGCGCGGCCACGAGGGCCGCGGGATCGGGCTCGCGTCCAAGATCGCGGCCTACGAGCTCCAGGACTCCGGCCGGGACACCGTGCAGGCGAACCTCGACCTCGGCTGGCCCGCAGACCGGCGCGAGTACGGCGCCGCGGCGGCGATCCTCACCGACCTCGGCGCCCGCCGCGTGCGGCTGCTCACCAACAACCCGGCGAAGGTCCTCGGCCTGCGCGCGCACGGCGTCGAGGTCACCGAGATGATCGGTCTCGAGGTCGGCCACACCCCGCAGAACGCCGGCTACCTGCACACGAAGGCGGCCGAGATGGGCCACCTGCTCACCCACCCCGCTGGCGGCCCCGCCGGCGCAACCCACCTGCCCGTCACCCCCGAGGAGATCCCCACATGAGCGGTACCGGAGCACCCGACCTGCAGGTCGACGGCAGCGGCTTGTACGTCACCATCGTCGCCGCACGCTGGCACACCGTCGTCATGGACGGCCTGCTCGCGGGCGCGCGGCGCGCGCTGGTCGCCGCCGGCGTCACGGAGATCCGCGAGGTCCGCGTGCCCGGCTCGTTCGAGCTGCCCATCGCGGCGTCGCGCGCCGCCCACCACCGCGCGGACGCGATCGTCGCGCTCGGCGTCGTCATCCGCGGCGGCACCCCGCACTTCGAGTACGTCTGCCAGGCCGCGACCCAGGGCCTGTCCGACGTCGCGCTGCGCTCGGGCGTCCCGGTCGGGTTCGGGCTGCTGACCTGCGACGACGAGGCGCAGGCCATCGACCGCGCCGGGCTGCCCGGCTCGCACGAGGACAAGGGCGCCGACGCGGCGAACGCCGCGATCGCGACCGTCCTCGCCCTGCGCGGCATCTGACCGTGGGAGTGCTCGGCTGGCTCTTCGACGCCCAGGTCTCGATCGCCGGGCACCCCATCCTGTGGCGCGAGATCATCGGGAACCTGTTCGGCCTCGCGTCCGCCGTGGGCGGGTTGCGCCGCCAGATCTGGGCCTGGCCGGTCGGCATCGTGGGCAACGCGCTGCTGTTCACCGTCTTCCTCGGCGGCGTGTTCAACACCCCGCAGGCGACGGACCTGTACGGCCAGGCCGGCCGGCAGGTGTTCTTCATCGCCGTCGCGGTCTACGGCTGGGTGCGCTGGAGCTCGACCCGCCGCGCGAGCGGGGGCGAGGGCCCGGCCGTCGTGCCGCGCTGGGCCGGCCGCAGGGGCTGGATCCAGCTCGGGACGGTCGCGGTGGTCGGGACCGCCGGCTGCTACCTGCTCTTTCGCGAGCTGGGCTCGTACGGCCCGCTCGCCGACGCGTGGATCTTCACCGGCAGCCTGCTCGCCACCTACGGCATGGCGCGCGGCTGGACCGAGTTCTGGCTGATCTGGATCGCGGTCGACGCCGTCGGCGTCCCCCTCCTCCTGCAGGCCGGGTACTACCCGTCGGCGGTGCTCTACCTCGTGTACGCGGGCGTCGTCCTCTACGGCTTCACGGTCTGGCTACGGGCCCAGCGCACCGAGGCTCCGCAGCGCGTGACGGCCGCCGCCGGCTCCGGCGTCTAGGCTGGGTGCGTGAAAACGTTTGACTCCCTGTTCGCCGAGCTGACCGCCAAGGCCGCCGCTCGCCCCGCCGGATCCGGCACCGTCGCCGAGCTGGACGGCGGCGTGCACGCCATCGGCAAGAAGGTCGTCGAGGAGGCGGCCGAGGTCTGGATCGCCGCGGAGTACGAGGGCGGGGCCCGCACCGCGGAGGAGATCTCGCAGCTGCTCTACCACCTGCAGGTCATGATGATCGCGTGCGACCTCACGCTCGAGGACGTCTACGCGCATCTGTGACCGCGCGGGGCCGCGGCCCGGTTCGACCAGCGCGTCGCACGCCCCAGCCCGTCGCTCGGCCCCTCGTCTCGCACACCCAGCCCGCCACCCCTGAGTTCTTCCGTGAGGATCCCGTGTTCCGCATCGCCGTCCCGAACAAGGGCTCGCTGTCCGAGCCCGCCGCGACCATGCTCAAGAAGGCCGGGTACCGCCAGCGGCGCGACCCGCGCGACCTGGTGCTGCAGGACCCGGCCAACGACGTCGAGTTCTTCTTCCTGCGCCCGCGCGACATCGCGGTCTACGTCGGCTCCGGCACGGTCGACGCCGGCATCACCGGCCGCGACCTGCTGCTCGACTCGGGCGCGCACGCCGTCGAGCACCTCCCGCTCGGCTTCGCCGGATCGACCTTCCGGTATGCCGGCCCCCAGGACCGCGTCACCGCGGTCGAGCAGATCCACGGCCTGCGGGTCGCGACGTCGTACCCCGTGCTCGTCACCGGGCACCTCGCGGCCCGCGGCGTGACGGCGACGGTCGTGCGGCTCGACGGCGCGGTCGAGTCCGCGGTCCAGCTCGGCATCGCCGACGTCGTCGCCGACGTCGTCTCGACCGGCACCACCCTGCGCGGCGCGGGCCTGGTCGTCTTCGGCGACCCGATCCTCGTGTCCGAGGCGGTGCTGATCCGCCCCGCCGACGCCGAGGCCGGCGTCGGCCTCGAGACGCTCACCCGCCGCCTGCAGGGCGTGCTCGTCGCCGACCAGTACGTGCTGATGGACTACGACGTGCCGACGGCGCAGGTCGAGCGCGCGATCGCGATCACGCCCGGGCTCGAGTCGCCGACCGTCTCGCCGCTGCACAAGCAGGACTGGTCCGCGGTGCGCGCGATGGTCCGCAGGGACCAGACGAACCAGGTGATGGACGATCTCTACGACATCGGCGCCCGCGCCATCCTCGTCACGTCGATCCACGCCTGCCGGCTCTAGGCCGTGGCCGGGCCCGCCGCGCCGCCACCGGTACCCGAACCTGGTTCGGCCGCCGGAGCGCGCGCGGCGGCGCTGGCCACCCTGTACGCGCCGTTCCGCCCCCGGCTCGCCCGCTGGGTGTCGCTCGTCCTCGCGGCGATCGTGGCGGTCGGCACGCCCGCGCTGGTGCTCACGATCGAGGGCACGTACGGATTCCTCGACCTCGCGGGTTTCGCGATAGTCGGCGGCGCGATCGTCTGGTTCTGCTGGCGGCAGGCGAGCGTGTGCGCCGTCGTGGATGAGCAGGGCATCGCCGTGCGCAACCTGCTGCTGTCCCGCCGGCTCGACTGGGCCGAGATCGTGTCGGTCCGGTTCGGCGCGGGCCGGCCGTGGGTCCAGCTCGACCTCGCGGACGGCGACACGCTCGCCGTGATGGGCGTCCAGCGGGCCGACGGCGCTCGCTCGGTGTCCGAGGCGAGCCGCCTCGCGACCCTGGTGGCGCTGCACACCCGCACGTCGCGCGACGACTGACCCGCCGCGCGACCAACGCGTAGGGAGTGCGCCGCCCGCTCAGGACAGCAGCCGGGCGGCGTGCACGCCCGCGGCCGCGGCCGCGAGGAACGCCGCCGGGTCCTGGGCCAGGCCGCGGCCCATCGTGGAGAGCCGGACGGGCGAGGCCGCCAGCGCCGCGAGCAGGTCCTCGCCGGCGTCGACCCGCACGAGGCGGTGCCGCCCGGTCGGCGCGACGAGCGCGAGTGCCTGCTGGTTGATGCGGGCACCCAGGGCGTCGAGCGAGCCGGCCTCGAGCGGCGGCACGCCGTCGGCGTCCGCGACGCCCTCGAAGGGGCCGGGCGGGAACACCGGTACGACGACGTCGGCCGGCGCGAGCGCGACGCGCCCGTACGCGGTGAGCGAGTGGTGGGAGATGCCGAGATGCCGCTCGCGCTCGTCCGCGCCCGAGACCCGCAGCGACGCGATCGGCCGACCCCCGAGCGTGCCGGCCGCGTTCACGGCCTCGCCCGCGGCGACGCCCGAGAAGCCCCAGCGCGTGCCCGTCCCCAGGTTTCCGGGCCCCTGCGCGACGACGACGAGGTCGGCGCCCACGACGAGCCGCGCCGCGAGCAGCGCCGTGTGCACGGTGACCGCTTCGAGGTCCCCGCCGAACGCCTGCCCGGCGGTCAGGCACGCCTCGATCCAGCCCGCCTCGCGCAGCCCGGCGACGGTCCGGGAAAACCACGCCGGCAGCGCACCGCCGTCCGACATCACGTAGGCGACCCGCGGCGCGGGCCGGCCGGCGAGCGCGGCGCCGTGCCGCGCGCCGGCGATGATCGCGGGCAGCGCGGAGTGCAGGTCGGCGATCACCACGGGCAGGCCGGCGAGGTCGTCGGCGTCGCGCAACAGCTCGTGGTGGGCGGACTCCTGCTCGTCGACGCCGAGCACGAGCGCCTGGAGCGGGGTGTAGCGGGCCTTGACCAGGTGCCCGGGTCCGGCCGCGGGATCCGGGGGCGGGGCGTCGGGCAGGGCCACGACGAGCGCGTACCCGCCGGTACCGAGGCCCCGGGCGAGCGCCGAGACGTTGAGCAGGACGCGGTCGCCGACCGCCGGGTCGCCCACCAGGCCCGGGTACGCGAGCGCGCGCACCTCGGTGCCGTCGGGCAGCACCGCCCCGTCCTGTGCGGCGGGCGCGAGGTCGGCGGGCGCGAGGTCGGCGGCCGCGACGTCGTCGGCCCCCGTGCCCCCAAGCCGGACCCGGATCTCCTGGGCACCCGACCAGGTCGAACCGCGCGAGACTACGACTCCGGTACGCCAGGTGATCACGACCTCACGGTATCGGCTGGCGCGAGCCGGGCGAGCCGCGCCCCGGCGATCGTCTAGCCTGGGCTCCGATGCCCGCACAGACCCATCCCGCCGAGCGCCTGCTCAACCTCGTGATCGCCCTGGTCAACACGGCCGGCCGCCTCACGAAGGAGCAGATCCGCACCACCGTCGCGGGGTACGCCGACGCAACCTCCGGCGACGCCTTCGAGCGGATGTTCGAGCGGGACAAGGACGCGCTGCGCGAGCTGGGCATCCCCATCCTGACCGTCGTGGGCAGCGGCCACAGCGACGACGTCGGGTACCGCGTGGACCAGGAGGCGTACGCGCTGCCGGCGATCGACCTGACGGCGGCCGAGCTCGGCGTGCTCTCGCTCGCGGCCGAGTTCTGGCAGGACAAGTCGCTGCGCACCGACGCCCGCCGCGCGCTGTCGAAGCTTCGCGCCGTCGGGGTCGCGCCGAGCGGTGCCGACCTGGTCGCGGGCCTCGCCCCGCGGGTGCGCGCCGCGGGGGAGTCGTTCGGGCCGCTGTTGGACGCCGTCCAGGCCCGCCAGCCGGTGTCGTTCACCTATCGCGCCGCGAGCACCGGCGACGTCCGGGACCGCGTCGTCGAGCCGTGGCGGCTGCTCGCCCGGCGCGGCGGCTGGTACGTGATCGGACGCGACCAGGGCCGGGACGCGCCGCGCTCGTTCCGGCTGAGCCGCATCGAGGGCCGCGTGCAGGCGGTCGGCGCGCCGGGCTCCTACGAGATCCCCGCCGACCTCGACGCCGCCGCGATCCTCGAGGCGCGCTCGAGCGAGCGCCCGCGCGTCGCGACCCTCGCGCTGCGCCCCGAGCGGGCCAGCGCGCTGCGCTCGCGCGCGGCAGACCCGGCGAGCCCGGTGGACCTGGCCGAGCCCGACCTGACGACCGACCCCGACATCGTCCCGCTGCTCGCGCACCGGGACCTCGTCCGCGTGCCCTTCGCGGGGGTCTCCGACCTCGCGGACGAGATCGCGGGCTACGCCGACGCCGTCGTCGTCCTCGCGCCCGCGGACCTGCGGGCCGCGGTGCTGCGCCGGCTGCGCGCCGCGGCGACCCTCGACACGCTCGACCAGGCCGACACGCTCGACCAGGTCGACACGCTCGACCAGGTCGACGCGGGCGACGCGCCCGGACCCCAGGAGGAACCCCGTGGCTGAACGGGCGAGCGACCGGCTGCTGCGCATGCTCGGCATGATCACCTACCTCGACCGGCAGGCGGGCGTGACCGTCGAGCAGCTCGCCACCCAGTTCGGGGTGCCGACCCGGCAGGTGATCGAGGACATCGACACGCTCTGGGTGACCGGCACCCCCGGGTACTGGCCGCACGACCTCATCGACTTCGACGCCGCCTCGTACGACCAGGGCGTCGTCCGCCTCGTCGAGTCCCGCGGCATGACCCGCCCGCTGCGGCTCGGCACGCGGGAGGCGGTCGCGCTGATCGCCGCGCTGCGTGCCATGCGCGCGGCGCTGGCGACCGGGCTGGACCGGGGCCGCACCGCGGTGCTGACGTCGGCGCTCGAGAAGCTCACCGCGGCGACGGGCGAGGCGGCGGCCGCCGTCGACGTCCGGCTGGCGGTCGAGGGCGCCCCCGAGGTCGTCGACGCCCTTCGCGAGGCCCTCGAGCGCGGCCGCCGGCTACGGCTGCGCTACGTCACCGCGGCGGACGTCACGAGCGAGCGCGAGGTCGACCCGATCCGCCTGCTCACCGAGGACGAGCACTCCTACCTGCTGGCCTGGTGCTACCGCGCCGAGGACGAGCGGCTCTTCCGGGTGGACCGCGTGCTGGCGGCCGAGGTGCTCGACACGCCCGCCGCCGCCCATGCCGTCCGCCCCCGCACTCCTGCCTTCGCCCCCGGCCCCGACGGCGAGCTCGTGACCCTCGAGCTGGGCAGCCGGGCCCGGTGGATCGCCGAGCAGGTGCCCGTCGAGAGCGTCGAGAACCTGCCGGGTGGCGGGTTCCGGATCGGCCTGCGCATCGCGGACCCGGCCTGGCTGCGGCACCTGCTGCTGCAGACCGCCGCCGAGGTGCGCGCCGTCGCACCCGCACGCGTCGCGGCCGAGGCGGCGGACGCCGCCCGCGCCGCGCTGGCGGCCTACGGCCCGCTGGCCGACCGCTGACCTGGCCGGCCCGGTAGCCTGCCGTCATGCTCTGGTTCACGATCTGGACGTTGCTCGTGCTCGGCACGCTCGCGGGCGGGTTCTTCCTCGGCCGCGACCTGTGGCGCAAGGGCAAGGCGCTGCTCGCCGAGCTCGGCCGGGCGGGCGAGCTCGCGGAGGCGCTCAGCGCGCGCGCCGACGAGCTCGCGGAGCTGGCACAGACGCCCGCGCCGGGTCACGACCTGTTCGCGGACCGCTCGGGTCCGCTCGAGCGGCTCGCGGTCCTGCGGACCGAGCGCGCGGGGCGGCGCGAGGTCCGCCGCCTGCGCAACGACCGCATCGTCCGGGGCTGGCGGGCGTACACGCGCTGACCAGTCCGTTCACCCCGGGTGCCGAGCGCGCGGGGGCTCCGGGGTTAGTCTTTTGCAAGACATCACGTGCACGAGAGTAAGGATGGGTCGTCATGCCGAACCTCAAACCGGGCGAGATCGCGCTGATCCTGCTCATCGTGCTGCTGCTGTTCGGCGCGAAGCGCCTGCCGGATCTCGCGCGCAGCGTCGGGAAGTCGCTCAAGATCCTCAAGACCGAGGTCAAGGACCTGGGCGACGACGACGCGCCCGTCGCCCCCAGCGCACCGGCGAATGCCGCACCGCCGGTCGCGACGACGCCGGTCGCGCCAGTCGTGCCGACCGTTGTCGCCCCGCCGGTCGTCACCCCGCCGGTCGTCATCCCCGAGCCGTACAGCAGCGCGCCGGCGAGCCGCACCCCGTCCGGCGACGACGCCGACCGCAAGCAGGTCTAGCCGCACGTGATCGCACGTCCCACCCGGCGACGCAGCACCGATGCCGGGCGCATGCCGCTGCGTGCTCACCTGATCGAGCTGCGCAAGCGCGTCATCCTCGCCTCGATCGGCCTGCTCGTCGGCGCGGTGGCCGGCTGGGTGGTGTACCCGACGGTCTTCGCGATCCTGCAGGCGCCGGTGGTCGAGCTCAACGAGGCGCGCGGCCAGCTGATCGCGTTGAACTTCAGCGGGGTCGTCTCCGCGTTCGACATGCAGCTCAAGGTCTCCCTGTTCGTCGGGGTGCTCGCCTCGAGCCCGTGGTGGCTGTACCAGCTGTGGGCGTTCATCACGCCCGGGCTCACCCGGCGCGAGCGGTTGATCAGCGTGGGGTTCCTCAGCGCCGCCGTCCCGCTCTTCCTGACGGGCGCGGGGCTCGCGTGGTGGCTGCTGCCGAAGGCGGTCGGGCTGCTCACGGGCTTCACCCCGGCGGACTCGACGAACCTCATCTCGGCGCAGGAGTACCTCACCTTCGTGATGCGCATGGTCCTCGCGTTCGGCGCGGGCTTCCTCGTGCCCGTGATCATGGTCGCGCTGACGATGGTCGGGCTCGTCGCGGGCCGCACCTGGCTCGCGGGGTGGCGGGTCGCGGTGCTGCTCGCGTTCGTGTTCGGCGCCGTCGCGACGCCCACCGGCGACGCGATCTCGATGCTGGTGCTCGCCGTGCCGATCACGGCCCTGTACTTCGCCGCCGTCGCGATCGGCATCGGGCACGACCGGCGCGCCGCCAAGCGCGCGGCCGCCGAGGAGCTGGCCGAGGCCGCGGCCGACGGGCCCGACCCTGCCGTCGAGGACCCCGCCGTCGAGCCGGGGGACGCCGCCGTCGAGCCGGGGGACGCCGCCGGGCACATCCCCGACGCCGACGGACCCCGGTGAGCCACCTCGGGGTCGTGATCAACCCGACCGCGGGCCGGGGCCGGGGATCAGACGTGGGCGCGCAGGCCCTCGCGGTGCTGCGCCGGCGCGGCCACACCGTCGAGGACCTCTCGGCGCCGAGCCTCACCGAGGCGACCGCGCGGGCCCGGCACGCGGCCGTCGCAGGGCTCGACGCGATCGTCGTCGTCGGCGGCGACGGCATGACCCACCTCGGGGTCAACGTCGTCGCCGACACGGACCTGCCGCTCGGCATCGTGCCCGGCGGGACGGGCAACGACATCGCGCGGTCGCTCGGTCTGCCGCACGGCGACGTCGCCGCGGCCGTCGCGGCGATCGAACACGGCCTCGCGCACGGGCCGCGGCGGATCGACGCCGTCAGCGCGGGTCCGCCCGAGCACAGCGCGCGCGAGTGGTTCGTCGGCGTCCTGTCCTGCGGCTTCGACGCCGCGGTCAACGCCCGCGCCAACTCGATGACCTGGCCCGGCGGCAGCGCGCGCTACGTCCGGGCGATCGCCGCCGAGCTCGGACGGTTCGCCCCGTACGGCTACCGGCTGACGCTCGACGACGCCGTGTGGGAGTCCGCGGGCACGCTCGTGGCCGTCGCGAACTCGCCGGTCTTCGGGGGCGGCGTGCGGATCGCGCCCGACGCGCTGATGGACGACGGGCTGCTCGACGTCGTCGTCGCGGGGCCGTTCACCAAGCCGGGGATCGTCGGCATCTTCCCGGGCATGTACCGGGGCCGGCACCTGCGCCACCCGGCCGTGCAGGTGTTCCGCTCCACCACCGTGCTGATCGAACCGATCCTGGCGCTGGGCGCGCACCCGCCGGCGGCGTTCGCCGACGGCGAGCGCCTGGGCCCCCTCCCGCTGCGCGCCACTCTCCACCCGGCCGCCCTCTCGGTCCTCACGTAGCCCTCGCCCGCGCGCTACGCGACCCGCTTTTCAGGGGATTCGGTGCGCCCGGCGGACAGATTCCCCTGAAAACCGGGTCGCTGCGGGGGAGGGGGGCTGCGGTGCTTAGGGTTGGGGGGTGGCTGGTGATGCGCGTGTGCCCTCGTTCGAGCGGTTCTCCCTGGCGCGGGCGGTTCCACCGTCGGCGGACGGCGCGGCGCTCGCCGCGTTCCGCGAGCTGATCGGCTTCGAGCTCGACGACTTCCAGGTGGCGGGGTGCGCCGCGCTCGAGGCCGGCCGCGGCGTGCTTGTGGCGGCGCCGACGGGCGCCGGCAAGACGGTCGTCGGCGAGTTCGCCATCCAGCTCGCCCTCGCGGGGGGCCGCAAGGCGTTCTACACGACCCCGATCAAGGCGCTCTCGAACCAGAAGTTCGGCGACCTCGTGCGCCGCTACGGGCCAGAGAGCGTCGGGCTGCTCACGGGCGACACCTCGGTCAACGGCGACGCGCCGGTCGTCGTCATGACGACCGAGGTGCTGCGCAACATGCTCTACGCCGGGTCGTCGGCGCTCGACGGCCTCGGCTACGTCGTCATGGACGAGGTGCACTACCTCGCGGACCGCATGCGCGGCCCCGTCTGGGAAGAGGTGATCATCCACCTCGCGCCCGACGTGCAGCTCGTCTCCCTGTCCGCGACCGTCTCCAACGCGGAGGAGTTCGGCGACTGGCTCGAGA harbors:
- a CDS encoding diacylglycerol/lipid kinase family protein; its protein translation is MSHLGVVINPTAGRGRGSDVGAQALAVLRRRGHTVEDLSAPSLTEATARARHAAVAGLDAIVVVGGDGMTHLGVNVVADTDLPLGIVPGGTGNDIARSLGLPHGDVAAAVAAIEHGLAHGPRRIDAVSAGPPEHSAREWFVGVLSCGFDAAVNARANSMTWPGGSARYVRAIAAELGRFAPYGYRLTLDDAVWESAGTLVAVANSPVFGGGVRIAPDALMDDGLLDVVVAGPFTKPGIVGIFPGMYRGRHLRHPAVQVFRSTTVLIEPILALGAHPPAAFADGERLGPLPLRATLHPAALSVLT